Proteins encoded within one genomic window of Entelurus aequoreus isolate RoL-2023_Sb linkage group LG26, RoL_Eaeq_v1.1, whole genome shotgun sequence:
- the LOC133643087 gene encoding LOW QUALITY PROTEIN: vimentin (The sequence of the model RefSeq protein was modified relative to this genomic sequence to represent the inferred CDS: inserted 3 bases in 2 codons; substituted 1 base at 1 genomic stop codon), giving the protein MDITVELNEERPKLVTNPPNMRTEIEXNVQEAXKWYKSKFDTLKHHAGKHEQQKKTIKGEITTLLRQLTHIQSSIDTLMARIVGLELHLXDMEVSHMEKTGILEDVIVLLGTQLCETKLEMTKYFKDCQALLHTKLKLHADIATFRKLLEGKEGRLGVTQDV; this is encoded by the exons ATGGATATCACTGTCGAGTTGAATGAAGAGCGTCCTAAACTCGTGACCAACCCACCCAACATGCGGACAGAGATAG ACAACGTCCAGGAGGCTTAGAAGTGGTACAAGAGCAAGTTTGACACTCTCAAGCATCACGCTGGCAAACACGAGCAGCAAAAGAAGACCATTAAGGGAGAAATTACAACCCTGCTTCGGCAGCTGACACACATCCAGAGCTCGATTGACACCCTGATGGCTCGCATTGTCGGCCTTGAGCTGCACCT GGACATGGAGGTGTCCCATATGGAGAAGACGGGGATCCTGGAAGATGTCATCGTACTCTTGGGAACCCAGCTCTGCGAGACCAAACTTGAGATGACCAAGTATTTTAAAGACTGCCAGGCACTTCTTCACACTAAACTCAAGCTGCACGCAGATATCGCCACCTTCAGGAAGCTGCTAGAAGGGAAGGAAGGGAGGCTGGGCGTTACCCAAGATGTGTGA